Proteins encoded within one genomic window of Cellulomonas flavigena DSM 20109:
- the recN gene encoding DNA repair protein RecN, with protein sequence MIDEIRIDDLGVIGRAHVRLGAGLTVLTGETGAGKTMVLTALNLLLGGRADPATVRTGATGAAVEGRVLLPAGSPALERARDAGAEVDEDGSLVVLRTVGAGTPDAPGRSRAYLGGRSVPQGLLAEIAEELVTVHGQADQLRLRSASRQRAALDEFAGAEHAAVLAEHAATWAQRAGVQAELDDRVERARERAREAELLRLGLAEVERVAPQPGEDLELAAEAERLGNAEDLRAAAAGAHVALVGDEDSADVTASAVGLVEEARRSLEQAGHHDRALGTLAERAAEAGYLLADLATELSAYVQDLHADPARLDAVQRRRAELTALTRSYGEDVAAVLEWARDASDRLLDLDGGEERVAQLAAQRDALDERLRGLAATITATRTAAAERLSQAVTDELASLAMAGARLEVAVRAADEPAAHGADHVEMLLVPHAGAPARPLGKGASGGELSRVMLALEVALATADGSGAALPGTFVFDEVDAGVGGRAATQVGERLARLARGTQVLVVTHLAQVAAFADRHLVVTKSVADGVDVVTESDVREVDGEDRVRELARMLSGQDGSDTARAHAAELLAQSVGR encoded by the coding sequence GTGATCGACGAGATCCGGATCGACGATCTCGGCGTCATCGGACGTGCCCACGTGCGCCTGGGAGCCGGGCTGACGGTGCTCACCGGTGAGACCGGCGCCGGCAAGACGATGGTGCTGACGGCGCTGAACCTGCTGCTCGGCGGTCGGGCCGACCCGGCCACCGTGCGCACGGGCGCGACGGGGGCCGCCGTCGAGGGACGGGTCCTGCTGCCCGCGGGATCGCCCGCGCTCGAGCGCGCCCGTGACGCGGGTGCCGAGGTCGACGAGGACGGCTCCCTCGTCGTGCTGCGGACCGTCGGTGCGGGTACCCCGGACGCTCCCGGGCGGTCGCGCGCGTACCTCGGCGGGCGATCGGTGCCGCAGGGTCTGCTCGCCGAGATCGCCGAGGAGCTCGTCACGGTGCACGGGCAGGCGGACCAGCTGCGGCTGCGCTCCGCGTCGCGCCAGCGCGCGGCGCTCGACGAGTTCGCCGGTGCCGAGCACGCCGCGGTGCTGGCCGAGCATGCCGCGACGTGGGCCCAGCGTGCCGGGGTCCAGGCGGAGCTGGACGACCGCGTGGAGCGCGCGCGCGAGCGGGCGCGCGAGGCGGAGCTGCTGCGGCTGGGGCTCGCGGAGGTCGAGCGCGTCGCGCCGCAGCCGGGGGAGGACCTCGAGCTGGCCGCGGAGGCCGAGCGGCTCGGCAACGCCGAGGACCTGCGCGCCGCCGCGGCGGGTGCGCACGTCGCGCTCGTCGGCGACGAGGACTCCGCCGACGTCACGGCGTCGGCCGTCGGCCTCGTGGAGGAGGCGCGTCGCTCGCTCGAGCAGGCGGGGCACCACGACCGGGCGCTCGGCACGCTGGCGGAGCGCGCGGCAGAAGCCGGCTACCTGCTGGCCGACCTCGCGACCGAGCTGTCCGCGTACGTGCAGGACCTCCACGCCGACCCGGCACGGCTCGACGCCGTGCAGCGGCGTCGCGCGGAGCTCACGGCGCTGACCCGCAGCTACGGCGAGGACGTCGCCGCCGTGCTGGAATGGGCGCGGGACGCGTCGGACCGGCTGCTCGACCTGGACGGCGGTGAGGAGCGGGTCGCGCAGCTCGCCGCGCAGCGCGATGCGCTCGACGAGCGTCTGCGGGGCCTGGCCGCCACGATCACCGCGACCCGGACGGCCGCGGCCGAGCGGCTCTCGCAGGCCGTCACCGACGAGCTCGCGAGCCTCGCGATGGCCGGAGCCCGCCTCGAGGTCGCCGTCCGCGCGGCCGACGAGCCCGCAGCGCACGGGGCGGACCACGTCGAGATGCTCCTCGTCCCGCACGCCGGCGCGCCCGCGCGCCCGCTCGGCAAGGGCGCGTCGGGCGGTGAGCTCTCGCGGGTCATGCTCGCGCTCGAGGTCGCTCTCGCGACAGCGGACGGGTCCGGTGCGGCGCTGCCCGGGACGTTCGTCTTCGACGAGGTCGACGCCGGCGTCGGCGGCCGCGCCGCGACGCAGGTGGGCGAGCGGCTCGCGCGGCTCGCCCGCGGCACCCAGGTCCTGGTGGTCACGCACCTCGCGCAGGTCGCCGCGTTCGCGGACCGGCACCTGGTCGTCACCAAGTCCGTCGCCGACGGCGTGGACGTCGTCACGGAGTCCGACGTGCGCGAGGTCGACGGCGAGGACCGGGTGCGTGAGCTGGCCCGGATGCTGTCCGGTCAGGACGGCTCGGACACGGCGCGTGCGCACGCGGCGGAGCTGCTGGCCCAGTCCGTGGGACGATGA
- a CDS encoding HAD-IIA family hydrolase: MSARGLLGSDEPLATRYDLALVDLDGVAYRGHEPIDGAAEGLARARAAGMRLVFVTNNASREPEAVADQLSGLDIPTRPDEVMTAAQAAAELLATRVPAGEPVLVVGGAGLHTAVAVKGYRVVASADDEPVAVVQGYAAHLGWTELAEAAYAVQRGAWHVASNLDLSLPTARGFAPGNGALVGAVRAATGVEPASAGKPSPTMYRLAVERAGASRPLVVGDRLDTDLAGARAGELPGLHVLTGVSTARDAVLAVPGERPHYLAADLRALLVPHPEPLPDAGWWTCRGAAARVVDGALELHGTPVDPVDVARAACAAAWDAVDRGEELDPRAVPELPV, encoded by the coding sequence GTGAGCGCACGCGGACTGCTGGGGAGCGACGAGCCGCTCGCGACCCGGTACGACCTGGCCCTGGTCGATCTCGACGGGGTCGCCTACCGCGGGCACGAGCCCATCGACGGCGCGGCGGAGGGCCTGGCCCGTGCGCGCGCCGCGGGCATGCGGCTGGTCTTCGTGACGAACAACGCGTCGCGCGAGCCGGAGGCGGTCGCCGACCAGCTCTCCGGCCTCGACATCCCGACACGGCCGGACGAGGTCATGACCGCTGCGCAGGCCGCCGCGGAGCTCCTGGCCACGCGCGTGCCAGCCGGTGAGCCCGTGCTCGTGGTGGGCGGCGCCGGTCTGCACACCGCGGTCGCCGTGAAGGGATATCGCGTGGTGGCCTCGGCCGACGACGAGCCCGTCGCGGTCGTCCAGGGGTACGCGGCCCACCTCGGCTGGACGGAGCTCGCCGAGGCCGCGTACGCGGTCCAGCGCGGCGCCTGGCATGTCGCGTCGAACCTCGACCTCAGCCTCCCTACCGCCCGGGGCTTCGCGCCCGGCAACGGTGCGCTCGTGGGGGCGGTGCGTGCCGCGACCGGCGTCGAGCCGGCCAGCGCAGGCAAGCCGTCACCGACGATGTACCGGCTGGCGGTCGAACGGGCCGGGGCGAGCCGCCCGCTGGTCGTCGGCGACCGGCTCGACACGGACCTGGCCGGTGCGCGGGCCGGTGAGCTGCCCGGCCTGCACGTGCTCACCGGCGTGAGCACGGCGCGCGACGCCGTGCTCGCGGTCCCCGGCGAGCGGCCGCACTACCTCGCTGCGGACCTGCGCGCGCTGCTCGTGCCGCACCCGGAGCCGCTGCCCGACGCCGGGTGGTGGACGTGCCGCGGCGCGGCGGCCCGCGTCGTGGACGGAGCGCTCGAGCTCCACGGGACGCCCGTCGACCCCGTCGACGTGGCTCGCGCGGCGTGCGCGGCCGCGTGGGACGCGGTGGACCGCGGCGAGGAGCTGGACCCGCGAGCGGTGCCCGAGCTGCCCGTGTGA
- a CDS encoding copper transporter has protein sequence MIDFRYHIVSLISVFLALAVGIALGAGPLKETIGDTLTGQVEALRAEKETLRAQLDETQGDLAAEGAFVDSASDRLLAGALTDRRVALVLLDQVTEEEVAALTERLEQAGASVSATATVNSTWTDPALATYRRTLAGTLVSYLDEPPAADAGTESELAEALVAGLVGADSTAPDTLSENASSLLDVLAEGDQALVSFAQDVTRPADAVVVVAGTVAADDEPTPSVAATTVTYEPQLALVAAAARLSEGVVVASGTRSGDDLVGAVRADDDLAAAASTVAGTTTAGGTVAVPLALAADIAGRSGHYGHGEDLTTLPPAVQLPPVDRTPALPDAGGAGDGADAPTGDEGAQPGGEG, from the coding sequence GTGATCGACTTCCGCTACCACATCGTCTCCCTGATCTCCGTGTTCCTGGCCCTCGCGGTGGGCATCGCGCTGGGTGCGGGACCCCTGAAGGAGACCATCGGCGACACGCTGACGGGTCAGGTCGAGGCGCTGCGCGCCGAGAAGGAGACGCTGCGCGCGCAGCTCGACGAGACCCAGGGCGACCTCGCCGCCGAGGGTGCCTTCGTCGACTCCGCGAGCGACCGGCTGCTCGCCGGTGCCCTGACGGACCGCCGCGTCGCCCTGGTCCTGCTCGACCAGGTGACCGAGGAGGAGGTGGCCGCGCTCACCGAGCGGCTCGAACAGGCGGGCGCGAGCGTGTCGGCGACCGCCACGGTCAACAGCACCTGGACGGACCCTGCCCTGGCGACCTACCGTCGCACGCTCGCGGGCACGCTCGTCTCGTACCTCGACGAGCCGCCCGCGGCCGACGCCGGCACCGAGTCCGAGCTCGCGGAGGCGCTCGTGGCGGGCCTCGTCGGTGCGGACTCCACCGCGCCCGACACGCTCTCGGAGAACGCGTCGTCGCTCCTCGACGTCCTCGCCGAAGGGGATCAGGCGCTCGTGTCGTTCGCGCAGGACGTGACCCGGCCCGCCGACGCCGTCGTCGTGGTGGCGGGCACCGTCGCGGCCGACGACGAGCCGACGCCGTCGGTCGCCGCGACGACGGTGACGTACGAGCCGCAGCTCGCGCTCGTGGCCGCCGCGGCGCGCCTGTCCGAGGGTGTCGTCGTCGCGTCCGGGACGCGGTCCGGGGACGACCTCGTGGGTGCCGTGCGCGCGGACGACGACCTCGCCGCCGCCGCCTCCACGGTGGCCGGGACCACGACGGCGGGCGGCACGGTGGCCGTCCCCCTCGCACTCGCCGCCGACATCGCGGGGCGCTCCGGCCACTACGGTCACGGCGAGGACCTCACGACCCTGCCGCCGGCGGTGCAGCTCCCGCCCGTCGACCGCACCCCGGCCCTCCCGGACGCCGGAGGAGCCGGCGACGGCGCGGACGCGCCGACGGGTGACGAGGGAGCACAGCCCGGCGGTGAGGGGTGA
- a CDS encoding NAD kinase — MTRRALVVRHSGRPEALEATDAVLRALRDADVEPVTASQDTTPEELPPFELAVVLGGDGTILRAAELTRGTDVPLLGVNLGHVGFLAEIEPADVATAVRRLTEGDYAVEERATLDVRVVAPGGDVQDCWALNEAALEKTDPARMIEVVIEVDGRPLSSFGCDGLVAASATGSTAHAFSAGGPVLWPDVRGTVLVPLAAHTLFARPLVMGPSSVLAVEIIERSPSTAVVTCDGRRQLPLARGTRLEVRVSDVPVRFARLNPAPFTTRLVQKFDLPVVGWRGARGLDEGGAR, encoded by the coding sequence GTGACGCGGCGAGCGCTCGTCGTCCGGCACAGCGGACGCCCCGAGGCCCTCGAGGCCACCGACGCGGTGCTCCGCGCCCTGCGGGACGCCGACGTCGAGCCCGTCACGGCGTCGCAGGACACGACGCCCGAGGAGCTGCCCCCGTTCGAGCTGGCCGTCGTCCTCGGGGGCGACGGCACGATCCTGCGCGCCGCCGAGCTCACGCGCGGCACCGACGTCCCGCTGCTCGGCGTGAACCTCGGGCACGTCGGCTTCCTCGCCGAGATCGAGCCCGCGGACGTCGCCACGGCCGTGCGCCGGCTCACCGAGGGGGACTACGCGGTCGAGGAGCGCGCGACGCTCGACGTGCGCGTCGTCGCCCCGGGCGGGGACGTGCAGGACTGCTGGGCGCTCAACGAGGCCGCGCTGGAGAAGACCGACCCTGCGCGGATGATCGAGGTCGTGATCGAGGTCGACGGCCGGCCGCTGTCGTCGTTCGGTTGCGACGGCCTCGTGGCCGCGTCCGCGACGGGCTCGACCGCCCATGCGTTCTCCGCGGGCGGGCCGGTGCTGTGGCCCGACGTGCGCGGCACCGTGCTCGTACCGCTCGCCGCGCACACGCTGTTCGCGCGGCCGTTGGTCATGGGGCCGAGCAGCGTGCTCGCCGTCGAGATCATCGAGCGTTCGCCGTCGACCGCGGTCGTGACGTGCGACGGTCGCCGCCAGCTGCCCCTCGCGCGGGGCACGCGGCTCGAGGTGCGCGTGAGCGACGTGCCCGTGCGGTTCGCGCGGCTGAACCCCGCACCGTTCACCACGCGCCTGGTGCAGAAGTTCGACCTGCCGGTGGTGGGCTGGCGCGGAGCCCGCGGCCTCGACGAGGGCGGTGCGCGGTGA
- the steA gene encoding putative cytokinetic ring protein SteA: MRVSLRRRTPASDESEVVGPARVDPRTKGLTKRLKPGDVAVIDHLDIDRVSAEALVACAPAAVLNAARSTSGRYPNLGPGILVEAGIPLVDDLGPDVMALTEGHVLRVVDGAVYDGDTLVAEGVEQTVETVAAAMAEAREGLSVQLESFAANTMDYLRRERELLLDGVGVPDIDTRIDGRQVLIVVRGYHYKEDLVTLRPYIREYRPVLIGVDGGADAILDAGWRPDMIVGDMDSVSDRALRCGAEVVVHAYRDGRAPGIARVEQLGVPHVVFPATGTSEDVAMLLADDKGAELIVAVGTHATLVEFLDKGRSGMASTFLTRLRVGGKLVDAKGVSQLYQHRISNVQLTLLVLAGLAALGVALASTAAGQTLFGLVGARVDDLVSWVGALFGGSP, translated from the coding sequence ATGAGAGTCTCCCTGCGCCGCCGTACGCCCGCGTCCGACGAGTCCGAGGTCGTCGGACCGGCCCGAGTCGACCCCCGGACCAAGGGGCTCACCAAGCGTCTGAAGCCGGGCGACGTCGCGGTCATCGACCACCTCGACATCGACCGTGTGTCGGCCGAGGCGCTGGTCGCCTGCGCACCGGCAGCGGTCCTCAACGCCGCACGCTCGACGTCGGGCCGCTATCCGAACCTCGGGCCGGGCATCCTCGTCGAGGCGGGCATCCCGCTGGTGGACGACCTCGGTCCGGACGTCATGGCGCTCACCGAGGGGCACGTGCTGCGCGTCGTGGACGGGGCCGTCTACGACGGTGACACGCTCGTGGCCGAGGGCGTCGAGCAGACGGTCGAGACCGTCGCTGCCGCCATGGCCGAGGCCCGCGAGGGCCTGTCGGTGCAGCTCGAGTCGTTCGCGGCCAACACGATGGACTACCTGCGGCGGGAGCGCGAGCTGCTCCTCGACGGTGTCGGCGTGCCCGACATCGACACGAGGATCGACGGGCGGCAGGTGCTCATCGTCGTGCGCGGCTACCACTACAAGGAGGACCTGGTCACGCTGCGCCCCTACATCCGGGAGTACCGACCGGTGCTCATCGGTGTGGACGGCGGCGCGGACGCGATCCTCGACGCCGGGTGGCGCCCGGACATGATCGTCGGCGACATGGACTCGGTGTCCGACCGGGCCCTGCGCTGCGGCGCCGAGGTCGTCGTGCACGCCTACCGCGACGGCCGGGCGCCCGGCATCGCGCGCGTCGAGCAGCTCGGCGTGCCGCACGTCGTGTTCCCCGCGACCGGCACCAGCGAGGACGTCGCGATGCTCCTCGCCGACGACAAGGGCGCCGAGCTCATCGTCGCGGTCGGGACGCACGCCACCCTCGTGGAGTTCCTCGACAAGGGCCGCTCCGGCATGGCCAGCACGTTCCTCACGCGCCTGCGCGTCGGCGGCAAGCTCGTCGACGCGAAGGGCGTGTCGCAGCTCTACCAGCACCGCATCTCCAACGTGCAGCTCACGCTGCTCGTCCTGGCGGGCCTCGCCGCACTCGGCGTCGCGCTCGCCTCGACGGCCGCCGGCCAGACGCTCTTCGGCCTGGTCGGTGCGCGCGTCGACGACCTCGTCTCCTGGGTCGGTGCGCTGTTCGGCGGGTCCCCGTGA
- a CDS encoding TlyA family RNA methyltransferase gives MTTTMTTGRLDAELVRRGLARSRGHAADLIAAGRVRVDGTPAHRAATQVDETREIGVEADADDPGYASRAAHKLADALDAYGDAGPRVAGRVCLDAGASTGGFTDVLLRRGAERVVAVDVGHGQLVERLRRDPRVDVREHVNVRDLRAGDVTPAPGLVVGDLSFISLTLVLEPLLAVAAPGADLVLLVKPQFEVGRDRLGADGVVRAPALWDRAVTAVAERATALGATVRDVRPSSLPGTHGNVEFVLWALAPGAPLPVAGVDLAGVVARAVDAARACAAPGEVVR, from the coding sequence ATGACGACGACCATGACGACCGGTCGGCTCGACGCCGAGCTCGTCCGTCGCGGCCTGGCCCGCTCGCGCGGGCACGCGGCGGACCTGATCGCGGCGGGCCGCGTGCGTGTCGACGGGACGCCCGCCCATCGCGCGGCGACGCAGGTCGACGAGACGCGGGAGATCGGTGTCGAGGCCGACGCCGACGACCCCGGCTACGCGTCACGGGCTGCGCACAAGCTGGCCGACGCGCTCGACGCGTACGGCGACGCGGGGCCGCGTGTCGCCGGCCGGGTGTGCCTCGACGCGGGGGCGAGCACGGGCGGCTTCACCGACGTGCTGCTGCGCCGTGGGGCCGAGCGGGTCGTCGCGGTCGACGTGGGGCACGGTCAGCTCGTCGAGCGCCTGCGCCGTGACCCGCGGGTCGACGTGCGCGAGCACGTCAACGTGCGCGACCTGCGCGCCGGGGACGTCACGCCCGCGCCGGGCCTCGTCGTGGGAGACCTGTCGTTCATCTCCCTGACGCTCGTGCTCGAGCCGCTGCTGGCGGTCGCCGCGCCGGGCGCCGACCTCGTGCTGCTCGTCAAGCCGCAGTTCGAGGTCGGGCGCGACCGCCTCGGCGCGGACGGTGTGGTCCGGGCCCCGGCGCTGTGGGACCGCGCCGTCACCGCCGTCGCGGAACGCGCGACGGCGCTCGGTGCCACCGTCCGTGACGTGCGGCCCAGCAGCTTGCCCGGGACCCACGGCAACGTCGAGTTCGTGCTGTGGGCGCTGGCCCCGGGCGCACCGCTGCCGGTCGCGGGCGTCGACCTCGCCGGCGTCGTCGCGAGGGCGGTCGACGCCGCACGTGCGTGCGCCGCCCCGGGGGAGGTGGTCCGGTGA
- the murJ gene encoding murein biosynthesis integral membrane protein MurJ, translating to MQGLLGAAAMIAAITVLSRVLGFARVLVQAGTVGGDDISNAYNAANLLPNILFETAAGGALAGAVVPLLAAPVAAADREQVSRVASAVLGWTLLVLVPLGLLLAALAGPLAGWLGDGEPAKVAAVRFFLLVFSVQVPLYGLAVLLYAVLQSHRKFFWPAFAPVLNSLVVIVAYVVYGAMADGERSDPAALPAGALDVLAWGTTAGVLAMCVPVLGPVRRLGVRLRPTLRFPTDSGGRFRALALAGVGSVAAQQVSVAVVWWLANDRLPGGDQGFTTFLYAQQVYLLPYAVLVVPLATSTFPRVAAYASDRDRVRLAHLSAVTTRAVLAVGTLGAAAVLAGGPALAVVFAGIAGQSDPGGMTSALTAMAGGVVGLGVVFHVSRTLYAVERPRAAIAVSAVAWLAVAVATPVGVLTVAPGTAVFARLGLGTTVGMTLGGVVALVALVRVLGRPALAGLARTLVVVLAGAGAGAVLGRLVAVGVLEVVGDGWPTAAAAAAGGAVVAGGTVAVLVALLDRSTLVGVLRAESAHVPTR from the coding sequence GTGCAGGGGTTGCTCGGCGCCGCCGCGATGATCGCCGCGATCACCGTGCTGTCGCGCGTCCTGGGGTTCGCGCGCGTGCTGGTGCAGGCGGGCACGGTCGGCGGCGACGACATCAGCAACGCCTACAACGCGGCGAACCTCCTGCCCAACATCCTGTTCGAGACGGCGGCGGGCGGAGCGCTCGCCGGGGCCGTCGTGCCGCTGCTCGCGGCGCCCGTGGCCGCGGCGGACCGCGAGCAGGTCTCCCGGGTCGCGTCGGCGGTCCTGGGATGGACGCTGCTCGTCCTCGTCCCGCTGGGGCTGCTGCTCGCTGCGCTCGCCGGGCCGCTCGCGGGCTGGCTCGGGGACGGTGAGCCGGCGAAGGTCGCCGCGGTGCGGTTCTTCCTGCTGGTGTTCTCGGTGCAGGTGCCCCTCTACGGCCTCGCGGTGCTGCTGTACGCCGTGCTCCAGTCGCACAGGAAGTTCTTCTGGCCGGCCTTCGCACCCGTGCTCAACTCGCTCGTCGTCATCGTCGCCTACGTCGTCTACGGCGCCATGGCGGACGGCGAGCGCTCGGACCCCGCCGCACTGCCGGCAGGCGCGCTCGACGTCCTCGCGTGGGGGACCACGGCGGGTGTCCTCGCGATGTGCGTGCCGGTCCTCGGTCCGGTGCGGCGGCTCGGGGTGCGACTGCGTCCCACGCTCCGGTTCCCCACGGACAGCGGGGGCCGGTTCCGCGCCCTCGCGCTCGCCGGCGTCGGCTCCGTCGCGGCGCAGCAGGTGTCGGTCGCCGTCGTGTGGTGGCTCGCGAACGACCGGCTACCCGGCGGCGACCAGGGGTTCACGACGTTCCTCTACGCCCAACAGGTGTACCTGCTGCCCTACGCGGTGCTGGTCGTACCGCTGGCCACCTCGACGTTCCCACGCGTGGCCGCGTACGCCTCCGACAGGGACCGGGTCCGCCTCGCGCACCTCTCGGCCGTCACCACGCGTGCGGTGCTGGCAGTCGGCACGCTCGGCGCGGCCGCGGTGCTCGCCGGCGGACCGGCGCTCGCGGTGGTGTTCGCCGGCATCGCCGGCCAGAGCGATCCCGGCGGCATGACGTCGGCGCTGACGGCGATGGCAGGAGGCGTCGTCGGGCTGGGTGTCGTGTTCCACGTCTCGCGCACGCTCTACGCGGTCGAGCGGCCGCGCGCCGCGATCGCGGTGAGCGCGGTCGCGTGGCTGGCCGTGGCCGTCGCCACGCCGGTCGGGGTGCTCACGGTGGCTCCGGGCACGGCCGTGTTCGCCCGCCTGGGACTCGGCACGACGGTGGGGATGACGCTCGGCGGTGTCGTCGCGCTCGTGGCGCTCGTGCGCGTGCTGGGCCGTCCCGCGCTCGCGGGGCTCGCCCGCACGCTCGTCGTGGTGCTCGCAGGTGCGGGAGCGGGGGCCGTGCTCGGCCGGCTCGTGGCGGTCGGCGTCCTCGAGGTCGTCGGCGACGGCTGGCCGACCGCGGCGGCCGCGGCGGCCGGCGGCGCCGTCGTCGCCGGAGGGACGGTCGCCGTCCTCGTCGCGCTGCTCGACCGCTCGACGCTCGTCGGCGTGCTGCGTGCCGAGTCCGCGCACGTCCCCACACGCTGA